A single genomic interval of Fretibacterium sp. OH1220_COT-178 harbors:
- a CDS encoding helix-turn-helix domain-containing protein codes for MPVKQARKVFVLECLRDGRMTNREAARSLELSVRQVQRLKRDFIRKGYDALRHGNTGRKPAHALKEEVKNIVTERAQSEYKGTS; via the coding sequence TTGCCCGTCAAGCAAGCGCGCAAGGTATTCGTCCTGGAATGTCTTCGGGACGGCAGGATGACGAACAGGGAAGCGGCCCGGTCTTTGGAACTGAGCGTCCGTCAGGTTCAGAGGCTGAAACGGGATTTTATCCGTAAGGGATATGACGCCCTGAGGCACGGCAACACGGGGCGAAAGCCCGCCCACGCTCTGAAAGAGGAAGTTAAAAATATCGTCACAGAACGGGCTCAGTCAGAATATAAGGGCACAAGT